The DNA sequence TAAGCAAGAAAATGCCTTTGCCGAGGCTGTCTCGCACGTCAAGATCAACTCAATTGTCTTCCTTGGTCTGTCCGACAAACCAACTAGCATCAAATCGAATGGTATAAAGCTCGAGTAtgaatgggaggaaggggaggatgcgaagggcaagaaggagggtagGGCCAGTGAACTTAGGGTGAAGAACCCCGGTGTGGGAGTTGTGGAAGACTGGGAAATTGTTTTTGCGTAGAGCAGTGTTACGAAGATACTCAGTAGATGTAGGATAACGAAGGAGCGGAAGGGAAATTGTGTATAGAAGTCGAAGATATTTACAAATTATTATCAAATCAGCCTTTCACAGAAAGAACAAATGGAAGACTTTACTATCATTGTTCTTGGGGTTAGCTAGCTATGTCATGGCTTCCTGCAGTGTGTTGACGGAGTCCGGACGAGCCTATCTGATGATATATACAAGTCGCTAGTGGAGGGGAAGATCGCAAGCGGAGATCATACACTCTCTTTGTGGGTAACGTATTACCCGTGTCTGCTGGCCATGCCCTTGGTACGGATGATCATGCATTCGGTCGCTTGATTAGACAACCCCGTTACATGATTGCGCTTGCTCGCCCCTCTTTCTCGAGTGGCATGATCAAATGGCGCATATGTAAGATCAGCTAAGATCAGCCGGTTTTTCGATATGGGACTTGATCTTGCATTATCAGGCAAAACAAGACTTGATCGCGCCCCATCGCATTATTAGATCGCAGCTTTACAAGTCTGGTAGTGAATGTtaagaaaagaatgaaggaATGAAGAGAATAGAACCGCGAGATTGCATCATGACACTGCAGAGAACTTGCATGCGTAATAAGAAAAGCTAACCCAGCACTTTAATTAGCTATTACAAAATCCGAACCCGCGTCATCAACCAAAAATTCGAAACATCTTCGTGCTGCAGTGTTTTGCTCTTGTGGGTGCATTCTGGAGTCTCATAAAAAACTCCATCGACAAATAATTGTGATAATAAGCACACTCTatacaaaaaaaaatgccCCGCTTACCACCGCTTCCTCCAACACCCAAATTCTCAAAGTACTTCCCCGCCCGTCtgctctctctctcccccaACCCTGTCCTCATTCGCAAAGCCCCCGGCCGAATCCTTCTCGCCAACCCCTCCCTCGGAGATGATTTCGTTCGTGCGCTTGGTATcagggaaggggaaattATCGTGGAGGGGTATGCGGGTATGGGTGGATTGACCAGAAGTCTTGTGACAGGCGGTGATGCGGtgagggaaggaaaggagtgggaggaggagaagcggTTGGAGAGTATACGGCCAGgtgagaaggggaaggggacgGAACTTCCAGCGTGGATGGAGGATCTTCCGGCGATGAGCGGATACAAATCTCGTTCACCAGCGCCTCGTATACCGAAACTCGTCGTGTCCACGGAAGGTTCTGTAGAACTTATCCAAAGGGGGCTGGATTACAACGAAAATCCCCATAAAGCGTCATTGGATGATTACAGAGGTCAACATTCAGATTCGAGGATATCCAACTACATTGCCAAAGAAACTCCCATCATTGCTTCGCCGCATAAAGACAACTTGCTGCTGTCACACTCTACAGTTTATGTCTGGCAGGCGATTCCTTCAATTCTTGAACACCCCACTGTGAATGCGGCTTTACCAGTGTATGACCCTTCTGCTGCGCCTGAATCACAAAAGAAACGACCTTGGAGTGCACCGCCTCCGCCTATAACTCTCGTGGCTCAAGTGCCGAATAGTTCGCTGGGTGAGCAACTTGTGAGTCAGTGGATTGGCAGTGCGGCGGGTGAAGAACACAAGAGAAGTTGGATATGGGAGTATGGGAGGGTTAGGATAGCTTTGCTTTGTGGTAAATCGCTATATGATGTAAGTGAATCTCATCAGGCGATCTGGACGGAACAGGGCTAACGTCTTATatgaagaggttgacgGCGCGACCGGGTGACAAAATTAACTGTAAACTATCCATCTTTGCCAGTGCCTTCTTTCACATTACCCCTCTCCCACCTTATCACCACGTCAACAACATTGATAAACACTCTAAGCAAGTGGCTGAATCAGGCAAAGCACCCAAGCCACCCAAGGTTAAAAAGTCTACTGTGCCGGCCAAAGGCATGCCTGAACCAGAACCGCTACCGGAGGATATCTTGCTGCCTCCTCTCGGAGCCAAGACGAAGACTGTCCACAGCGATTTCTATCCTGGTTCTTACGCTTCAGGCGGATCTCTCGACCGGCCATTATTACTCGGTGTCCTCCTCACTCCTAGACTCCGATCGCCCATCCTTGCTGCGCAGAAGGATACATGGGATTATGCCATTCGTCGTCTCTTCGTCAGAGATACAATGACTTTAGAAGACAGCATCAATAATCTTGCAGTCGGTGCTGAGTCTTTATTACCGGCCAtagaggcagaggaaggaaggggagtaCCTGTGAATAGGAAGAGGGTGATTAGGTACCTTGATGTGGAGGAGTGGGcgagggtggtggatgTGTTTGATAATTGGGCCTTTAGGCCAGATGTGAGTGGTGTTTCGCTTCCTGGACAAGCAAGGAATATTGATAACTCCGAACAGAACCTCATCTTAGATACAATGATGGGCGAGGACGCTATTCGCTCTATCGGAAACGACTAGACGATGTATTCAAAGCATTAGAGGATAGACAACCACACTCACATTCGGCATCATGATATATTATTACATGGACAATTCCGGCATTATTAGGATTTATGCACCCCTCTGTTGTGACCTGAATTTACCTAAGCATCGTGTCCTTACCGGCTTATGTCGACCGAGGAATGCCGTGGCGATGGTGATTCgtgatggatgatgggcTGATGGTACCTTTACGCCCGGCGAGGTACTAACGACAACAAGAAACCACGACAAAACAGAAAACAGGCTATGGATTTCCCGAGCGCACATCAAAGATCACCACGTTCCAATCTGAACTGCCCACCGGCGATCTCCCCGTACTGCACCAGGCAACAGGCGAAGCGCCCCCTTACCATCACGTGCCACTGCTCAAGACCCAAGAAGGGCGAAGCGCCGGGAGAGAGACATGATCCGGCAGTAAGGGCAAGGGACATGGGTTAATGGGTGAGTCTGTGCAGACTCCGATCAGCGCCTCGTGCCCGCGGTCGCTTTTTTCCCAGAAATCCCAAAACAAGGAACAATACTCTATGCTCTAAAGTCGGAACACGTTCCCCAGCCTACAACCCATCCTTAGCTCCTCATGTCATAGGCGAGGTATCGCCAGTTATTATAACGCTTTGTTGTCCCATCGAGAGCGTTTAGCGAATGGCCCATTGTTCGAAACGCGAGGAGGGACGGCGGCCAAGGAGAAAGTGGCGGTGAGAGGCGGCAAAGGGGCGTGCGGACATGCACAATGGCTTGGGTAAGCTGACGCCTGTACGAGCCTGCAACGACTGATGCGTGATGTTTTGGATGATGCCTCAAATAATCCATACTGGAACACGTAGATGCCATttcatccccatcacctTGCAGGATAGTTTTGTTTTCTCACCTCCTATACTGACTGCTTTATAGCCACCAGCGGCATACAGCTCAAGTCCTCTCGCACCAGCCAACGGACTTCCCTTCACATCCCAATCGTCCCAATCACCATTTCTTGCTCCTTTGATCTCAAGCTATCGAGGTTTTTCTTCGATATTTTTGGGTCATCTCACAGTGTCAGCGGCAAAGCCCTGATTGAACTCTTCTAAACAAATATAAAATACTTCCCCAGGTGGAAAGCCTCGAGAGCACATTGACTTGGCGTCCATCACTACGGCACCCAATTCACCCAGTGAGACTTCAAGCCTACCGTCTTCTTGGCCTGCGCCGCCCGGAGTCCCCTGAAAAACGGTAAGTTCCATCccacatccttccttcaatCTGTCGCTTATGCACCACTCCATTATACCCCTTCCTTTCATGCAAAGTAATATGACACGGTGTTGATTTGCCCCGAGATGTGGGTATCATACCTGCTGCAATCACTTTCTGCTtctttatccttcttcttttctttcgtCTTGAGCCCCCCATATCTTTTTATAAATTCATCCTTACGCTTCGATCTGCTCGAGTACTGATTGTGGTATTCCAATAGTACCAAACATCGCTGTAGCGCCCATCGGCTTATTGCGTAATTATTGGCTCAGCCCATCTCACAAAACTTCATGAATTCTTTCTCCTaccttcctccgcctcctcgtGAGCCCAACTTGGCTCTTTTTCAACCGTCGTCCTACCCTCCACCATCGGCATCTCCTTTTGGCAGACCCAACCTCCCACATCAAACCTcgcttcatcatcaacacaacaacagcaatgGCAGCTCTTACCAACCAGATAACAGCCCAGTTATATTAGACGACTGGGATCCCAAATCACCTGTCTCCCAATCTAGAACTTATGTCTCACCCGATCCACCTCCTagggatgaggatgtcTTCCCACCACCTTACGAGCATCACCATTCAAACGTCAACCAACATGAGCAATCACATTCACAATCATATCCACCAAGACGGCCCATTTCTGTTCCAGCAGCGTACTCGGCTTCcacatcatcgtcatctaTGCGCAAAGTGCTGTTCCCGCATCATCATGGATTAATagcgtcttcttcaaacaTGCCTGCAGGGAGTGATGGTGTCAGAGATGGAGGGTTGCATATTAGTATAGGAAAAGGTGATATGACGCCTGAGATGGACCCGTTTTACAATCCTATTATGTCTCCGGTTCCTCAGCAATCGtcgaaaaagaagaaggccaggAAGACAGAGGGGAAACAACCGACTTTCTTGATAAAGCTCTATTCGTGAGTGATTAATATAGTCATAGGCTGTCATATGGGTGACTGACGGATTTTGCAGGTTACTGTGAGTAGTACTTGGTAAGGCATAAGTGATGTTAGCTGACTCGACTATCAAGGTCTCAACCCGAATATAGTCATGTCAGTTCCGCTTTTGCATTCAGTTTCACGGAATAAATATTGATGCTAGCTGCAGATCATCCGATGGGACGAAACAGGTGAATTAATAATCATCGAAAATCCTGAAGAGCTGGCAGACAAGATCTTACCTGTGGTATATCGACAAAGCAGGTTCGCAAGCTTCTCACGACAACTCAATGTAAGTTTCACACCTGTTTCAGAGGGTAAGGCTGATGGAATGACAGATTTACGGATTCAACAGAAAGCTTAGCTTGAGGAATGTCGAAAAAGGCATCTGCGACCCCGATGCCAGCAGTTGGTGTAAGTAACCTTTTATCGCTGCACTGAATCATCACTTGAACTTATGTTCAAACGCAGctcatcccttccttcgGCGAGATTCGACCAAACAAGAGATTACCTCTTTCAAACGTCGCGTTCCTCCTCGCCCCTCTCAAGCCCAAAAACGTCGCATGTCGATGGGCCTTGGCATCGGCATCAAGCCATCTTACGCCGGCGCCTCCAACTGCGAAGATCAAGCCTCACCCACATCTTCCGAACGCTCGCTTGATTGGCAATCACCTCCAGACCCTTATCGACATCACCTCCTACCGGACGTTGACGAGGAAGCGCCGTTTGTATTTCCAACAAGGGATTACTTTGGTATGGCCGGCCATGCGCCTATGGAGTACGAAGGATGGAAACATAATGGTACAGCGGCAGGGAATTTACAAGGTGCGGTAGGAcaagtggaagagggatTTTCGCCTACGATGTCAATTCATTTTGATTATGGGATACCACCTGATAGAAATAGGTTGGATGGGTGTATGGCGTCGAGTCAAGTCCGGCATGGAGGAAGCCCGAAAGGACTTGCGATCAATATTCCCTGCTCATCGCACCTTCCTAACCATCACACTCAACAGCAGGTTCAACCATCTCTCCCACTTTTATGTCAACCAGCATCTTTCTCTCTACTCACCCAGAAATCACCAACAAATATTGTTCCACAGAGCGCACCAGCCAATACAGGCTCGTTTCCCATTCCTATACAGGTGACGCAGCAGCACATCCGTACTCGGAGCGTACAGGGTGAACCTCCAAGTGCTATGTTGTTCTCCCCATTCGGTGAAGAGTTGGGGGAAGTCCCTGGACCTGCTGGATTTTCTCAGAGTCTCAATGGTACAAGAGGTTACAGACGTCAAGCGGGAAATATGGGCCAGCCTGCTATTCTGGCAGCACCGATTCTTGATCCTTCTGATCCATCTACCTGGGCTCGACGCGGGTTCATAGACCTCACCACGGCAGGCGCTTCCAACCCGCTCCCATTCAACCCAGTGCCAATTTCTGCAAGCCACGCAACCTCGCCCCACTCTTTACCTACTAATCTGAATTCCTTGCACCAACAGCAGACTGCGTCACCCTCGGAATTGATGGGTCAGTCAATGAGCGCTGCACTGAGCGATGATTCGCCAACAACGGTCTCGCCAGGGATATACCAATTGGGCTTTTCATTGCCTGCCTATCCACCTTTGAAGAGACACATCTCGTCGCTTAACCCACCTGTAAGCGCTCACCTCAACCCGACTGCAAACATGACCTCTAACACTGGTCTCGCAAAGTCGCCTGACATGGCTAACGGGAATAATGTCCGTCTTTCAGCTATCATCCAGACGAAACAAGATCGACGGCAGTCAATCAGTGCAAGCCCATATCCGCATTCTGCGCAGTCTCCAAGGCAAAGGCCAGGGGTGCTTAATGCGAGTGATAACGTGGGTGGGAATGGGTCTTGGACGGGGATGAATGGAGGTTCGTTGCGGATGATAGGATGTTCGGGTCGGGGTAGTGAAGGAGGCAGTTCGGCAGTTGATGTAGGTAATGTTGACGGTGGTGAAAGGAAGCAGAATGGGCATTCGTCTTCTTGAGCTGGTGGAGGTTTTCAATGGGTTGATGGTTTGCGTACTGGTTGCGAGAATCTTCCCGCTACTGTATCCATATGTTTATATCCTCTTCGACTTTACATTTCACATTCCTTTTATTACGATTTCGAATTAACAGCCAGAAATAATGTCGATAGCCAATTTAGTCAACGTTTGTCAGACAGGAAAGATGGCCGCCCGTCACGAGACCCTCAGAGTTGTACATTGTGTTAGATCCCTCGTATCTTATTGCTTTGCGTATGTTTGGTCCTTGTGAGGAAAGAGCTTTTCTCGTTGCCTATGTGCTATGCCCTATGTTTGCTTATAGATATGAACAACGTTCCCTGTAAGTCTGTCAGCTTGTGAAACGCCGAGCGTGGACCGGCAGAGCCCTTGGGCGATTGTATAATATAGTCCAGATTCGGATGAAAACCTGAGCGGTGAAAGAATAACAAGAGGTATCATCCAGGTAAGATTATCGTACAACATCTCATATATGCCACACCTCATCTAAAGCCCCAATCTAACGTCTCCTGGTGTTcctcttggccttggtaCTGCCCTTTGGCCTGACGCTCATACCTCTAGCGGTCCTCCATTGCTCCTTTCTTGAACCCCTGTATCCGGATGTAGAGATCTTCTTGGGTTCCTCTAAAGACATTGGAAAATAAACTGATCAGCATATATCCTCAAATTCGTAACGAGACAGAGATATTGATAACTTACCCTTCATCTCAGCATCTTCGCCTTCAATGCGCTCCTCCTTAACTTCCTCATtgtctccatcctccttcttgtccttgccCAAGAGCTTGTCGGACAGACGTTGAGTTCGAGCTGCTTCAGTGGCGGCATAGTGGGACATGTTCCTCTTTCGGGCACGAGAAGCCATCTTAGCTTTGGATCGAATTGACTTGGCCATTGTGGATATGCTTTTGGAATTGGGCTGTTTGAGAAATAGTTGAAGATTTGAGTGAAGTTTTGGCTGCTTCGGTCGTTGCTGTACCGATTTGATAATTTATAAAGCGGCGGGGTGTGCGCGAAAAGTTGTAAGGCGCTCATGTCCGCTTTGTTTTCAGCTCTCAAGTCTTGACGTCaacccttttctttccctaAAAAGAAAGCTTATTGATTTATTAACAGGATTTTAATTAAGCTTCCAAAGTAAGTTGTTGCATGCTTTGCTCCTCTTCGAACCGCACGGTACGTGGTACCGACGTAATATGTATTCGGCTCAGACCACTAAGACTTATATAAAACTGCTCGATAAGACAGCCAGTTTTGCATTATCCTTAGTTGCCACACACCCCCAAGACATGGAACAGATTGAAATAATATTCAGGCGATGCATTAGATTGAAACAAGTGTTGGTAGATAAAATCTTTTATTCCACAACTCGATCTTGCGAAGCATCCAATGTCACCTTTTGACTACATAGATATTGTATTACACTCTAGATCTAAGCCCGATTGCTGGCATATATGATTCAAGTAACGATAAATGCTAATTtacacttcttcaagcttttTTGTGGAGATCTCCTCCTCGTGAGACGGACGTTGCAATTTTCTCGCCTGAGGGTCGTGAACAGAGTCAGGGTGAAGGATCCCTGATTTTTCTTCACCTGTGAAACCGAAGAGGGCATCCATTTCGTCGAGACGAAGACCTTTCTGTTGGGCCAGAAGATAGATCATTAGCAACTGGTAAAAGTCATAGGAACGAGAAGAGGGACTTACGGTTtcggggaggaagaagtaggCCCAGACGGCACTGAGCATAAGACAGCCAGCGAAGAAGATCCAAGTACCCCAGCCCATAGCGAGGAAGATGTCAGGTGTAGTCTTACTGTAAGAGGCATTTTATCAGCACCTTGCATGATTCAAgccaaaaagaaaaatgtACTCACGTGATAACGAACTGCCAAAGCCATTGGCACATGGCAGCATAAGCACCACAAAGACCACGAATACCAAGAGGGTAGATCTCAGAAGTGACGATCCAAGGAAGACCGTTAGCACCGAAGGACCAGAAGACAGAGTAGAACATGATCAAGGTAGTGGCAGCGGTACCACCCTGTTTGGTGGAGTGGGAAATGACCTCTTGGTCGGCAGGGTGACCAATTTTAACGTAGGCGCCAACGTAGATCAAGCAGAGAGCACAAGCGACCGAAGAGACCATCCAAGGCTGCCTTCTACCCCACATGTCGATGAAGTAGACgtagaagatgatggagcCGACAGCTTTGACCAATCCATAGATACCGGTGTAAAGGTTGACGTCAGTGATACCGAGGGACCCGAACAAAGTGGGGGAATAGTAGTTGATGGCGTTGGCACCTATATTGCATAAATGTCAGCCACTGGCTTCTTGATAAATCTTTCTTGCCATACCTGAGAAATTCTGGAGCGCAAACATAATGAAAGCAAGTGCCATACGGTTTCGAATACCCTTTAGGATGACTGCCTTGCCTGCACCGCGAAGATAGCCCCACAGACCGGGCTTGCCAGAGACGACCGCCCGCTCGTGGAGGATACGTTCACGGTAGAGGGAAATCTCCTCCTGGATGTAGGGGTGGTCTTCGGGGAGATTTCGAAGGTAGGTAAGAACTGAAAGTGCCTTCTCGTCTtgatccttcttcaagtagaagagaggagactctttgaggaagaatgaaCCAGCCATAAGGATACCAGCAGGACTGTAATGTGGAATTAGCATCGTTTGCAGTACCTCGAAAGTTGCCGTCCGTAAACTTACATCAACTGGATACCCATAGGAAGACGCCAAGTAACGTCGCTGTCGAGGTTTATGTGCTCAGAGACACCATAATTGACCCACTGCGAGGGTTGTCAGCGGCTACCATGACGAAATGACGAATGGGACGTACGAAGCCGACGAGGGAACCAAGCTGATAAGCAATCTCGAAGAGACCAGTCAATCGTCCTCGAATACTCGGAACAGAAAGTTCACTAATGTAGGCAGGAACTAAGTTGATGGTCGTCAGCCCGGAATCTAGTCGCCTCCTGTACCTAATAACTCACCAGTACCGGTGATACCACCAACAGCCAAACCACAAAGGGATCTTCCACCGTAGATGTAACTCAAGTTCTTGGGAGGACATGTTTGCAAGATGGCACCAACGATAAAAACCACTGTTGAGATTTGCAAGGTCATCTTTCGACCGTATGACTCCATGAGAGCccaggagaaggcggcACCAAAAAAGGCAGCGGCTTGGAAACAAGAAGTGACATTGGAAGAGACATTGGCATATTCGCCGGAGGAGAGTGTATCAAGGCCGAAGTATGCTTTGAATGATGAACGAGCAATGGTCGTACCCATGAATGCACCATCGTAACTATTAAGTAAACTGCGTCAGCGGAAAGGTTCATCTCACAAAATTTATAGCTTGACCGAAAGAATAGCCATAAACCGGACCGGAACTTACCCAAAAGTGATAGCACCCCATGCGATTAAGAGAGCAGCAATGTACAGTCTCCAGTTATACTATGGGAGTCGTATGAGCCACTCAATCGCATGAACATGTCGTCGAACAAATAAAAGCACATACCACTTGTGGCGGCGTCGGACGGTCTTCTGTGATCTTCCAGGCCATCTTGAGGGCGTAATGCAAGTAGTTGTCGAAAATTGGGGGTTCAGCCGGTGCAGAAAGTTGGTGAGTGTTTGCTTATCTGGAGAAGTAGATAGATAATGACACAGAGGCGAGAAAAAGCGATTCTACCAATAAGGCTTTATATGATGtcgaaaaagatgaagcagTTTTAGAGTTTAAACAAGAAAGCCGATCAGTGTGGTCGGATCTCAAGTTTTTGGAGTTCGGGATGGACCGTAAATATTTACCGAACGTCGACAGATGTCTTGAAATGTATTGATACAGGATGTAAGGAATGAAGAGCAACACAGGAAACAGCTGAATAGGGGACTCGACCCCGCTGTGGCGCAAATGATTCGTTGAGGGGAAACCCCGGGCTGCCCCGTAAAAAGTCTAACGAGCTACTCCCAAATCGGGAATGCCTTGCGGGGAAAAGTGGGCAGGGCTTTGCGTTTATGCGAAACGGAGCGACTGTTTCGATACTCTGATTCGAGCAAGATCGcaggagaggagatgatggagaatgTGCTTCGGAATTGTTTGCCCCATACTTGCCCCGTCCAGCGTCGCCCAGCCCCGCGAAAAAAGGTCTGAGGGACACCGCCGCAGCATAACATTCAGGAAAAGCTTCCGTTCCCTTGGCCTCAGGGTCCAAAGCTGGAGAAGCCGAATGAACCGAATGCAGGTCTTCGGTACGGAAGCAAATTGCTGTCGGCACTACAAATCATTCGTTCGGATGTTGATCTGACCCGACTGTCGGTGCGTTCGTTTCTATCGGTGGATGATGCTGAATTCAAGGAGGATTGGAGAGGTTTGTTTGGGACAGTTAGCCAATTTGGAAGCTAAAGGAAGATCTGCAAATTGATCCAATGAAGCTCGTTTGTGAGGGCGATCCTTAATTTTTCATCGTTTCTCTACGTACATGTTGTTCGTTGCTTAAGCTTGTTCCCTCATCGCTCGGCTTTGTTGGTGGAAGTCAGGACACATTCATTGAACCTCAGACCAGCTAACAACAACAGATGTTCCTTGTTGATTGTGGACCTGTCCAAGCCTTATTGCTGCCACCCTAATCCGACCATCGGACCTTCCTTGAGCTGtgtcctcttttcctttgccaCTCTTGATTTTGGACGTCTCTTCCGTCAAGTCCTAAGCACGGCTGAATATGGGCC is a window from the Cryptococcus neoformans var. neoformans JEC21 chromosome 2 sequence genome containing:
- a CDS encoding expressed protein — protein: MPRLPPLPPTPKFSKYFPARLLSLSPNPVLIRKAPGRILLANPSLGDDFVRALGIREGEIIVEGYAGMGGLTRSLVTGGDAVREGKEWEEEKRLESIRPGEKGKGTELPAWMEDLPAMSGYKSRSPAPRIPKLVVSTEGSVELIQRGLDYNENPHKASLDDYRGQHSDSRISNYIAKETPIIASPHKDNLLLSHSTVYVWQAIPSILEHPTVNAALPVYDPSAAPESQKKRPWSAPPPPITLVAQVPNSSLGEQLVSQWIGSAAGEEHKRSWIWEYGRVRIALLCGKSLYDRLTARPGDKINCKLSIFASAFFHITPLPPYHHVNNIDKHSKQVAESGKAPKPPKVKKSTVPAKGMPEPEPLPEDILLPPLGAKTKTVHSDFYPGSYASGGSLDRPLLLGVLLTPRLRSPILAAQKDTWDYAIRRLFVRDTMTLEDSINNLAVGAESLLPAIEAEEGRGVPVNRKRVIRYLDVEEWARVVDVFDNWAFRPDNLILDTMMGEDAIRSIGND
- a CDS encoding hexose transport-related protein, putative, whose product is MAWKITEDRPTPPQVYNWRLYIAALLIAWGAITFGYDGAFMGTTIARSSFKAYFGLDTLSSGEYANVSSNVTSCFQAAAFFGAAFSWALMESYGRKMTLQISTVVFIVGAILQTCPPKNLSYIYGGRSLCGLAVGGITGTVPAYISELSVPSIRGRLTGLFEIAYQLGSLVGFWVNYGVSEHINLDSDVTWRLPMGIQLIPAGILMAGSFFLKESPLFYLKKDQDEKALSVLTYLRNLPEDHPYIQEEISLYRERILHERAVVSGKPGLWGYLRGAGKAVILKGIRNRMALAFIMFALQNFSGANAINYYSPTLFGSLGITDVNLYTGIYGLVKAVGSIIFYVYFIDMWGRRQPWMVSSVACALCLIYVGAYVKIGHPADQEVISHSTKQGGTAATTLIMFYSVFWSFGANGLPWIVTSEIYPLGIRGLCGAYAAMCQWLWQFVITKTTPDIFLAMGWGTWIFFAGCLMLSAVWAYFFLPETKGLRLDEMDALFGFTGEEKSGILHPDSVHDPQARKLQRPSHEEEISTKKLEEV